The Actinopolyspora erythraea genome has a segment encoding these proteins:
- a CDS encoding NAD(P)H-hydrate dehydratase: MLGVWSPERVREAERRLFRTVAEPVVMRRAANGVALWARRLLTERVGRVAGRRVALLVGAGNNGGDALWAGALLRDRGVGVTAVLLSPGKAHAEGLRALRAAGGRVVEAGGSALTADAAEVVRRADVVVDGIVGLAAHGPLRPLAAAAVEQVAAPVVAVDLPSGVDPVTGAVEGPAVSATVTVTFGGRKPCHVLGAGLVRSGRLDVVDIGLGPHLAEPDCSVLEAHEVGRAWPVPRAEDDKYSQGVLGVAAGSANFPGAAVLTAGGAVRTASGMVRYAGPAADVVRQRWPEVVATGSVGDAGRVQAWSVGPGIGTGAAGREVLAAVLDSSKPVVADADAITLFAGDETLWDARDPDVPLVLTPHEGEFARLAGQPPVDRVAAVREVARRCSAVVLLKGNTTVIADPDGRVLVHPCGHAWPATAGSGDVLTGMIGKLIATGMEPSLACARAAHVHARAAELAATGGAAESREPGDAAPVGAPIGASALLEAVPDAVREVRAVASSVS; the protein is encoded by the coding sequence GTGCTGGGTGTGTGGTCCCCCGAGCGGGTGCGTGAGGCGGAGCGGCGGCTGTTCCGCACGGTGGCCGAGCCCGTGGTGATGCGGCGGGCCGCCAACGGGGTGGCGCTGTGGGCGCGCAGGCTGCTCACCGAGCGAGTGGGGCGCGTGGCCGGGCGCCGCGTCGCGCTGCTCGTTGGGGCGGGCAACAACGGCGGTGACGCGCTCTGGGCGGGCGCGCTGCTGCGCGACCGCGGGGTCGGGGTGACGGCGGTGCTGCTGTCGCCCGGGAAGGCGCACGCCGAGGGGCTGCGCGCCCTGCGCGCGGCGGGCGGACGCGTGGTCGAGGCGGGCGGCTCGGCGCTGACGGCCGATGCCGCCGAGGTGGTTCGACGCGCCGACGTGGTGGTCGACGGCATAGTCGGGCTCGCCGCGCACGGCCCGTTGCGCCCGCTCGCGGCCGCCGCCGTGGAACAGGTGGCTGCCCCCGTGGTGGCGGTGGACCTGCCCAGCGGTGTGGATCCGGTGACCGGGGCCGTCGAGGGCCCGGCCGTCTCGGCGACGGTGACCGTGACGTTCGGCGGGCGCAAGCCGTGCCACGTGCTCGGCGCCGGTCTGGTGCGTTCCGGCAGGCTCGACGTGGTCGACATCGGGCTCGGTCCCCACCTGGCGGAACCGGACTGCTCCGTCCTGGAGGCGCACGAGGTGGGGCGCGCCTGGCCGGTGCCGCGTGCCGAGGACGACAAGTACAGCCAGGGCGTGCTCGGGGTGGCGGCGGGTTCCGCCAACTTCCCCGGAGCGGCGGTGCTCACCGCCGGTGGTGCCGTGCGCACCGCCTCCGGGATGGTGCGCTACGCCGGACCGGCCGCCGACGTGGTGCGGCAGCGCTGGCCCGAGGTGGTGGCGACCGGTTCGGTCGGCGACGCGGGCAGGGTGCAGGCCTGGTCGGTGGGGCCGGGGATCGGCACCGGCGCGGCCGGGCGCGAGGTGCTGGCCGCGGTGCTCGACAGCTCGAAGCCGGTCGTGGCGGACGCGGACGCGATCACGTTGTTCGCGGGCGACGAGACGTTGTGGGACGCGCGGGATCCGGACGTGCCGCTGGTGCTCACCCCGCACGAGGGCGAGTTCGCCCGGCTGGCCGGGCAGCCTCCGGTGGACCGGGTCGCGGCGGTGCGCGAGGTGGCTCGGCGCTGTTCGGCCGTGGTGCTGCTGAAGGGCAACACCACGGTGATCGCCGATCCGGACGGGCGGGTGCTGGTGCACCCCTGCGGGCACGCCTGGCCCGCCACGGCCGGTTCCGGCGACGTGCTCACCGGCATGATCGGCAAGCTGATCGCCACCGGGATGGAGCCGTCGCTGGCGTGCGCCCGCGCCGCGCACGTGCACGCCCGGGCGGCGGAGCTCGCCGCCACGGGTGGTGCGGCCGAATCCCGCGAACCCGGGGACGCCGCTCCGGTCGGGGCGCCCATCGGCGCCTCCGCCCTGTTGGAGGCGGTCCCCGACGCCGTCCGCGAGGTCCGTGCCGTGGCGTCCTCGGTTTCGTGA
- the alr gene encoding alanine racemase has translation MNERPACRADVRVDLAAIRHNVTVLSGLAAESGARTMVVVKSDGYGHGASTVAEAALRSGAEWLGVASIPEALELRERGISAPLLCWLYQHGDDVTGAVRAGVDLSVSSESQLRDVVVAAGATGRTARIHLKIDTGLHRNGAPAELWERLVALAAKAEADGAVEVFAVWSHLACADEPGHPSVDVQAERFRLAHEQALAAGLRPLRHLANSAALLTRPDLRFDMVRPGIAVYGLDPVPQEGDHGLRPAMTFRSSVALTKRIAAGESVSYGHMWTAPAETTLALVPVGYADGVPRSLSGRFSVWLGGERRPVVGRVCMDQIVVRCDDAPVSEGDEVVLFGPGDDGEPTVEEWAERLGTIHYEIVTGMYRPRVSRTVVAGDAP, from the coding sequence ATGAACGAGCGTCCCGCGTGCCGAGCCGACGTCCGCGTCGATCTCGCGGCGATCCGGCACAACGTAACCGTGCTGTCCGGGCTCGCCGCCGAGTCCGGCGCGCGGACCATGGTCGTGGTCAAGTCCGACGGCTACGGCCACGGTGCGTCCACCGTGGCGGAGGCGGCCCTGCGCTCCGGCGCCGAGTGGCTGGGGGTCGCCTCGATCCCCGAGGCGCTGGAGCTGCGGGAGCGGGGCATCTCCGCCCCGCTGCTGTGCTGGCTCTACCAGCACGGTGACGACGTGACCGGTGCGGTGCGGGCCGGGGTGGACCTCTCGGTGTCCTCCGAGTCGCAGTTGCGCGACGTCGTGGTCGCCGCCGGAGCCACCGGACGGACCGCCCGGATCCACCTCAAGATCGACACCGGGCTGCACCGCAACGGAGCCCCGGCCGAGCTGTGGGAGCGGCTGGTGGCGCTGGCCGCCAAGGCCGAGGCCGACGGCGCGGTGGAGGTGTTCGCGGTGTGGTCGCACCTGGCCTGCGCCGACGAGCCGGGCCACCCCTCCGTCGACGTCCAGGCCGAGCGGTTCCGGCTCGCCCACGAGCAGGCCCTGGCGGCCGGGCTGCGACCGCTGCGGCACCTGGCCAACTCGGCGGCACTGCTGACCCGTCCTGACCTGCGGTTCGACATGGTGCGCCCGGGCATAGCGGTCTACGGGCTCGATCCGGTCCCGCAGGAGGGCGACCACGGGTTGCGCCCGGCGATGACCTTCCGCTCCTCGGTGGCGCTGACCAAGCGGATCGCCGCCGGGGAGAGTGTCTCCTACGGCCACATGTGGACCGCCCCGGCCGAGACCACCCTGGCGCTGGTGCCGGTCGGCTACGCCGACGGGGTGCCGCGTTCGTTGTCCGGCCGGTTCTCGGTGTGGCTCGGTGGTGAGCGTCGTCCGGTGGTCGGGCGGGTGTGCATGGACCAGATCGTGGTCCGCTGCGACGACGCCCCGGTGAGCGAGGGGGACGAGGTGGTGCTGTTCGGCCCCGGGGACGACGGTGAGCCCACGGTCGAGGAGTGGGCCGAGCGGCTGGGCACCATCCACTACGAGATAGTCACCGGTATGTACCGTCCGCGCGTGAGCCGAACCGTGGTGGCGGGGGACGCGCCATGA
- the glmS gene encoding glutamine--fructose-6-phosphate transaminase (isomerizing): MCGIVGYLGHRPALDVVLQGLGRLEYRGYDSAGIALLDGDGSLAVQRSAGALSNLEQRLAEDGRERFVGTAGMGHTRWATHGAPTDRNAHPHRDLSGKVAVVHNGIIENFAELRAELEADGIELSSDTDSEVVAHLVSRACAAGPAAGDLGAALGAVAARLAGAFTLVATHADHPDVIAAARRSSPLVLGVGEGETFVASDVAAFIEHTRNAVELGQDQLVTITREGYRVTDFAGTPVETKPFTVDWDLSAAEKGGHDYFMLKEIEEQPEALTNTLRGHFSGGGVVLDEQRISEQDFRDINKVFVVACGTAYHSGLLAKYAIEHWCRIPVEVELASEFRYRDPVLGRDTLVVAISQSGETADTLEAVRHARTQHARVLAISNTNGSQIPRESDAVLYTHAGPEIGVAATKTFLSQIAANYLVGLALAQARGTKYADELEHEFSELAAMPEAVRSVLDTVPRVRDLATRMCEAKAVLFLGRHVGYPVALEGALKLKELAYMHAEGFAAGELKHGPIALIEDGLPVVVQMPSVKGNSHLHAKLVSNIREIQARGARTIVIAEEGDEVVRPFADELVEIPAVPTLLQPLVSTVPLQVLAAEIARHRGFDVDKPRNLAKSVTVE, encoded by the coding sequence GTGTGCGGCATTGTGGGTTATCTAGGACATCGCCCGGCCCTTGACGTGGTGCTTCAGGGACTGGGGCGGTTGGAGTACCGGGGCTACGACTCGGCGGGGATCGCGCTGCTGGACGGCGACGGTTCGCTGGCCGTCCAGCGCTCGGCGGGGGCGCTGTCGAACCTCGAACAGCGGCTCGCCGAGGACGGGCGAGAGCGCTTCGTCGGCACGGCGGGCATGGGCCACACCCGCTGGGCCACCCACGGCGCGCCGACCGACCGCAACGCCCATCCCCACCGGGACCTGTCGGGCAAGGTGGCGGTGGTCCACAACGGGATCATCGAGAACTTCGCCGAACTGCGCGCCGAGCTCGAGGCCGACGGGATCGAGCTCAGCAGCGACACCGACAGCGAGGTGGTCGCGCACCTGGTGAGCAGGGCCTGTGCCGCCGGGCCCGCCGCCGGTGACCTCGGTGCCGCGCTCGGCGCGGTCGCCGCCAGGCTCGCGGGGGCGTTCACCCTGGTGGCCACCCACGCCGACCACCCCGACGTGATCGCCGCGGCCCGGCGCTCCTCCCCGCTGGTGCTCGGCGTCGGCGAGGGCGAGACCTTCGTGGCCTCGGACGTGGCGGCTTTCATCGAGCACACCAGGAACGCCGTGGAGCTCGGGCAGGACCAGCTGGTCACCATCACCCGCGAGGGGTATCGGGTGACCGACTTCGCGGGGACACCGGTCGAGACCAAGCCGTTCACCGTCGACTGGGACCTGTCGGCCGCCGAGAAGGGCGGGCACGACTACTTCATGCTCAAGGAGATCGAGGAGCAGCCCGAGGCGCTGACCAACACGCTGCGCGGGCACTTCTCCGGGGGCGGTGTGGTGCTGGACGAGCAGCGCATCAGCGAGCAGGACTTCCGGGACATCAACAAGGTCTTCGTCGTGGCCTGCGGCACCGCCTACCACTCGGGGCTGTTGGCCAAGTACGCCATCGAGCACTGGTGCCGGATCCCGGTGGAGGTGGAGCTGGCCAGCGAGTTCCGCTACCGCGATCCGGTGCTGGGCAGGGACACGCTGGTCGTGGCGATCTCGCAGTCCGGGGAGACCGCCGACACCCTGGAGGCGGTGCGGCACGCCCGGACCCAGCACGCCAGGGTGCTGGCGATCAGCAACACCAACGGTTCGCAGATCCCCCGCGAGTCGGACGCCGTGCTCTACACCCACGCCGGTCCGGAGATCGGCGTGGCGGCCACCAAGACCTTCCTGTCCCAGATCGCGGCGAACTACCTCGTGGGGCTCGCGCTGGCGCAGGCGCGCGGCACCAAGTACGCCGACGAGCTGGAGCACGAGTTCTCCGAGCTGGCCGCCATGCCGGAGGCCGTGCGCTCCGTGCTCGACACCGTCCCCAGGGTGAGGGATCTGGCCACCCGGATGTGTGAGGCCAAGGCGGTGCTCTTCCTGGGCAGGCACGTCGGCTACCCGGTGGCGCTGGAGGGCGCGCTCAAGCTCAAGGAGCTCGCCTACATGCACGCCGAGGGCTTCGCGGCGGGCGAGCTCAAGCACGGCCCGATCGCGCTGATCGAGGACGGCCTGCCGGTCGTGGTGCAGATGCCCTCGGTCAAGGGGAACTCCCACCTGCACGCCAAGCTCGTGTCCAACATCCGCGAGATCCAGGCGCGCGGCGCGCGCACCATCGTGATCGCGGAGGAGGGGGACGAGGTGGTGCGGCCGTTCGCCGACGAACTCGTGGAGATCCCCGCCGTGCCCACGCTGCTGCAGCCGCTGGTCTCCACCGTCCCGTTGCAGGTGCTCGCCGCCGAGATCGCCCGCCACCGGGGCTTCGACGTGGACAAGCCGCGCAACCTCGCCAAGTCGGTCACCGTCGAGTGA
- a CDS encoding alpha/beta fold hydrolase, translated as MRPWHAIAWSAGMVGAVVTGTAVSLASHSSRIAAQRRNGAEADPHQGEALGRLEPDRRSTVAADDGVPLAVQEVRPAGGGEAELTVVFVHGYTLDSRCWHFQRRDLPRLRDPRVRLVLYDQRSHGRSGHSGRANCTIEQLGRDLDAVVRATARRGPVVLVGHSMGGMAIMALAEQRPELFRERVAGVALLATSSGQVGARGLPRPWLSKNNPLTRTMGVLAQWQPGLVESARRSGSHVAWSVVRGLAFGDHGVDTALVDLTDDMISSTTVETVTDFLDTLGSHDRTAALAGLRHSEVLVLGGDADRLIPFSHSETIAARLPEAELVRVEGAGHMAILERAELVTERLGELVRRAARKERSQGAAEKVSGS; from the coding sequence ATGAGGCCGTGGCACGCGATCGCCTGGTCGGCCGGGATGGTGGGCGCCGTGGTCACCGGCACCGCCGTGAGCCTCGCCTCGCACAGCTCCCGGATCGCCGCGCAGCGCAGAAACGGGGCCGAGGCCGATCCGCACCAGGGCGAGGCGCTGGGAAGGCTCGAACCGGACCGCAGGTCCACCGTCGCCGCCGACGACGGCGTGCCGCTGGCGGTACAGGAGGTCCGGCCCGCCGGGGGCGGGGAGGCCGAGTTGACCGTGGTGTTCGTGCACGGTTACACGCTGGACTCCCGCTGCTGGCACTTCCAGCGCAGGGACCTGCCACGGCTGCGCGACCCGAGGGTGCGGCTGGTGCTCTACGACCAGCGCAGCCACGGGCGCTCCGGGCACTCCGGGCGCGCCAACTGCACCATCGAGCAGCTCGGCAGGGACCTGGACGCGGTGGTGCGGGCGACGGCCCGGCGCGGACCGGTGGTGCTGGTCGGGCACTCCATGGGCGGCATGGCGATCATGGCGCTGGCCGAGCAGCGGCCCGAACTGTTCCGGGAGCGGGTAGCGGGGGTGGCGCTGCTGGCCACCTCGTCCGGTCAGGTGGGCGCGCGTGGGTTGCCCAGGCCGTGGCTGTCGAAGAACAACCCGCTGACCAGGACGATGGGGGTGCTGGCCCAGTGGCAGCCCGGGCTGGTGGAAAGCGCCCGGCGGAGCGGTTCGCACGTGGCCTGGAGCGTGGTTCGCGGCCTGGCCTTCGGTGATCACGGCGTGGACACCGCGCTGGTCGACCTCACCGACGACATGATCTCCTCCACCACCGTGGAGACGGTGACCGACTTCCTGGACACTCTCGGTTCGCACGACCGCACAGCCGCGCTGGCCGGGCTGCGGCACTCCGAGGTACTGGTGCTGGGCGGGGACGCCGACCGGCTCATCCCGTTCTCCCACTCGGAGACGATCGCGGCGCGGCTGCCGGAGGCGGAGCTCGTGCGGGTCGAGGGGGCCGGGCACATGGCGATTCTGGAACGTGCCGAACTGGTGACCGAGCGGTTGGGCGAGTTGGTTCGGCGAGCGGCGCGGAAAGAGCGGTCCCAGGGGGCCGCGGAGAAGGTGAGCGGCAGTTGA
- a CDS encoding dienelactone hydrolase family protein yields the protein MAHNAKKALQELARRGPHDVLHGDLALVGLPGVVCAPRSGRGLAAVAFGHGWLQPARRYTGLLRHLASWGFVVAAPTTHTGPFASHRMFAADLRTALDICVNVRLGEGGISVDERRLGVAGHGMGGGCAVLAAAEDSRIRAVAGLSTTETTPSAIAAAGRVSVPGMQLAGERDLMASARSNAEPINRAWGGPAQLRTVRKAGHLAFAEGRHWSELLLQGRSHYGSQRLSRALLTAFFLRTLTGDRRGSELLTNDVSGAAIDGEHSKGPLAAA from the coding sequence ATGGCCCACAACGCGAAGAAGGCGCTGCAGGAGCTCGCGCGACGGGGACCGCACGACGTGCTGCACGGTGACCTCGCGCTCGTCGGTCTGCCCGGCGTCGTCTGCGCACCGCGCAGTGGGCGCGGGCTGGCCGCCGTCGCGTTCGGGCACGGCTGGTTGCAACCCGCCCGGCGCTACACCGGGCTGCTGCGCCACCTGGCCTCGTGGGGATTCGTGGTGGCGGCGCCCACCACGCACACCGGGCCGTTCGCCTCGCACCGCATGTTCGCGGCCGACCTCCGCACCGCCCTGGACATCTGCGTCAACGTGCGGCTCGGCGAGGGCGGGATCAGCGTGGACGAACGGCGGTTGGGCGTCGCCGGGCACGGCATGGGCGGTGGTTGCGCCGTGCTGGCGGCCGCCGAGGACAGCCGGATCCGGGCGGTGGCCGGACTGAGCACCACCGAGACGACACCCTCCGCGATCGCCGCCGCCGGGCGGGTGAGCGTGCCGGGGATGCAGCTGGCCGGGGAGCGCGACCTGATGGCCTCGGCCCGTTCCAACGCGGAACCGATCAACCGAGCCTGGGGCGGACCCGCGCAGCTGCGAACCGTGCGCAAGGCCGGTCATCTCGCCTTCGCCGAGGGCAGGCACTGGAGCGAGCTGCTGCTGCAGGGCAGGTCGCACTACGGCTCGCAACGGCTCTCCCGCGCGCTACTGACCGCCTTCTTCCTGCGCACCCTGACCGGTGACCGACGCGGATCGGAACTGCTGACCAACGACGTGTCCGGCGCCGCCATCGACGGTGAGCACAGCAAGGGGCCGCTGGCGGCCGCGTGA
- the tsaE gene encoding tRNA (adenosine(37)-N6)-threonylcarbamoyltransferase complex ATPase subunit type 1 TsaE, whose amino-acid sequence MSSDVVSWTYELATEEDTSRFGAALGAVLGAGDLVLLDGPLGAGKTALTRGIARGMGVSGRVTSPTFVLAREHYSSDWRRPALVHVDAYRLTSLAELDDLDLDTELTEAAVVVEWGGGFAERLAEDHLLVRIERREDETRAITLYPQGRRWQDRLPPAFE is encoded by the coding sequence TTGAGTTCCGATGTGGTGAGCTGGACCTACGAGCTGGCGACCGAGGAGGACACGTCCCGTTTCGGTGCCGCGCTCGGCGCCGTGCTCGGCGCCGGGGACCTGGTGCTGCTGGACGGCCCGCTCGGCGCGGGCAAGACCGCGCTCACGCGCGGCATCGCCCGGGGGATGGGGGTGAGCGGCCGGGTCACCTCGCCCACGTTCGTGCTGGCACGGGAGCACTACTCCTCGGACTGGCGCCGCCCGGCGCTGGTGCACGTGGACGCTTACCGGCTCACCTCGCTGGCCGAGCTCGACGACCTGGACCTGGACACCGAGCTGACCGAGGCGGCCGTGGTGGTCGAGTGGGGCGGCGGTTTCGCGGAGCGGCTCGCCGAGGACCACCTGCTGGTCCGCATCGAGCGGCGCGAGGACGAGACCCGCGCGATCACGCTGTACCCGCAGGGGCGGCGCTGGCAGGACCGGCTGCCGCCCGCCTTCGAGTG